The Pseudomonas sp. SCB32 DNA window GCATAAGGTCGACCTGCGGCCGATCGTGAGCGAGTTCCGCGAGATGGTACTGGCCTGCTCGGAAGTCTGAACGGCGCTTTCCGGCAAATCACTCTGGCGAGGCAGGGTAAGGGGTAATGACCTCATGAGTCTCAAGTCTGTCGAATTATGACTTGGACGGTCTTGGCTGGGCGGGCATAGGATTGCCGCCACTGGAGTTCACAAGCGACTCCCCCTTACACGGAGAACCCCGTCATGAGTCTCAAGTCCCTGATCCCCACCCGCCTTGGTTTCGGCACCGCGCCGCTGGGCAACATGTTCCGCGCCGTGCCCGCCGAGGAAGTCCAGGCCACCGTCGATGCCGCCTGGAACAACGGCGTGCGCTACTTCGACACCGCTCCCTTCTACGGTGCCGGCCTGTCCGAAACCCGCCTGGGCGCCGCCCTTGCCAACCGCCCGCGTGACGAATACGTACTGAGCACCAAGGTCGGCCGCATCATCCTCGATGAACTGGAAGACCCGGCCGCCCGTGAACTGGGCGAGAAGAGCGGACTGTTCGAGCACGGCAACCGCAACCGCATCGTCAACGACTACAGCGCCGACGCCACCCTGCGTTCCATCGAGGACAGCCTCAAGCGCCTGGGCACCGACCGCCTGGACATCGTCTGGATCCACGACATCGCCCAGGACTTCTACGGTGACGAATGGCTGACCCAGTTCGAGATCGCCCGCACCGGCGCTTTCCGCGTGCTCACCCGTCTGCGTGAAGAAGGCGTGATCAAGGCCTGGGGCC harbors:
- a CDS encoding aldo/keto reductase: MSLKSLIPTRLGFGTAPLGNMFRAVPAEEVQATVDAAWNNGVRYFDTAPFYGAGLSETRLGAALANRPRDEYVLSTKVGRIILDELEDPAARELGEKSGLFEHGNRNRIVNDYSADATLRSIEDSLKRLGTDRLDIVWIHDIAQDFYGDEWLTQFEIARTGAFRVLTRLREEGVIKAWGLGVNRVEPIELTLDLDEPRPDGFLLAGRYSLLDHDRALQRVMPQAVEQGVGIVVGGPYSSGVTAGGAHFEYQKASPAVLAKLERIRAVARAHGVDVKAAALQFALAHPAVVAAIPGSTRPLHSNEDHAALSAVIPAAFWNDLRAQGLISAVAPVPAV